From the genome of Dehalobacter sp. 12DCB1, one region includes:
- a CDS encoding DUF3102 domain-containing protein, whose translation MTDPAKDTATDPENDPETNTVPDVISGRTPNVIAAEINMIKYQAENIYLAATVEIGRRLTEAKSLLKFGEWGKWLEESVDFSQSRANKLMRIFKEYGEGQLTNSNSEPNPKLNYSQAVLLLGIPKEERAQFIVDMDVEGMTTQELRQAVKERTQARQEKDQAQQEKADFQKTVEDQSSTITELTAELANLKAQLENVKASKAELAKTARQLNDSLESLQKSSAAKGYERMKTNFINTSLKVRANHIAFLCENLDQTVREVKQKLREIAPNDKETYIIYKNKVCDLMDVWRKDEAWSREACPCGDGQ comes from the coding sequence ATGACGGATCCAGCAAAGGATACAGCAACCGATCCGGAGAATGATCCAGAAACCAATACAGTACCTGATGTCATCAGCGGACGCACGCCGAATGTAATCGCGGCTGAGATTAACATGATCAAATATCAGGCTGAGAATATCTATCTTGCCGCCACCGTAGAGATTGGAAGACGGTTGACGGAGGCCAAGTCCCTGCTTAAGTTCGGAGAATGGGGCAAGTGGCTGGAGGAGTCGGTCGATTTCTCCCAGAGCAGGGCCAATAAACTTATGCGTATCTTCAAAGAGTATGGAGAAGGACAGCTTACCAACTCAAATTCGGAGCCGAATCCGAAATTAAACTACAGCCAGGCGGTGCTTCTTTTAGGTATCCCCAAGGAGGAACGGGCGCAATTCATCGTCGATATGGATGTCGAAGGCATGACCACCCAGGAACTGCGTCAAGCGGTCAAAGAACGGACGCAGGCCCGGCAAGAAAAAGACCAGGCCCAGCAGGAGAAGGCGGACTTTCAGAAAACAGTGGAAGACCAAAGTAGTACCATCACCGAGCTGACTGCGGAACTCGCTAATCTAAAGGCCCAATTGGAGAACGTCAAGGCGTCCAAAGCAGAACTCGCTAAAACGGCCAGGCAGCTGAATGATTCGCTGGAATCGCTCCAAAAAAGCTCAGCCGCCAAGGGCTACGAGCGGATGAAAACAAACTTCATTAATACTTCGCTCAAAGTCAGGGCCAACCATATCGCCTTCCTCTGTGAAAACTTGGATCAAACCGTTAGGGAAGTAAAGCAAAAGCTGCGCGAAATCGCCCCTAATGACAAGGAGACGTATATCATTTATAAGAATAAGGTTTGCGATCTTATGGATGTGTGGCGTAAAGACGAGGCATGGAGCAGGGAAGCTTGCCCCTGCGGAGATGGGCAGTAA
- a CDS encoding uroporphyrinogen decarboxylase family protein yields the protein MSEVMNLYQKRVERVYKAINLEQPDRVPISSALGTWSSYYAGYTDSESNWDLDKCSKSILKVVNDIPMDVLHMFYARPGGMYQALGSKSFHYLNESNIVQYSDENAEVMTSEEYPEFIKDPFRFMVEKVLPRKYAELAKDTPAKDLALAKGAMQFGMYGAKKGAAEANLISQYGIPMLFDGLAIMPLDWIADFFRGIKGAFMDMRRRPEELLEAAQALTPLVIRFGMGQMFSTPPKANPKIILLPLHLPPMLKTADFDKFYWPMFKTIVEAFVANGVIPMPFYEGDWSRYYNHLQELPVKKTLGWFEHGDPKELKQKLGNTMCILGLFPVTLLQYGTKEECITKAKELLDDLAPGGGYIFSTDKELISAADGKAENIIAVNKFVMEYGIY from the coding sequence ATGAGTGAAGTTATGAATCTTTACCAAAAACGTGTAGAAAGAGTTTATAAAGCCATTAATCTGGAACAACCGGATCGTGTTCCGATTTCTTCCGCTCTTGGAACATGGTCTTCCTACTATGCAGGGTACACTGATTCCGAATCCAACTGGGATTTGGATAAATGCAGTAAGTCTATTCTAAAAGTAGTTAACGACATCCCGATGGACGTCTTGCACATGTTTTACGCCAGGCCTGGTGGCATGTATCAGGCTTTAGGCAGTAAATCTTTTCATTATTTAAATGAGAGCAACATTGTTCAATATTCAGATGAGAATGCGGAAGTAATGACTAGCGAAGAATATCCTGAATTTATTAAAGACCCGTTTAGGTTCATGGTTGAAAAAGTTTTGCCGCGGAAATATGCCGAATTAGCTAAAGACACACCTGCAAAAGATTTAGCACTAGCAAAAGGCGCTATGCAATTTGGTATGTATGGAGCGAAAAAGGGCGCTGCAGAGGCTAATCTAATATCCCAGTATGGAATACCTATGCTATTTGATGGTTTAGCGATAATGCCATTAGATTGGATTGCCGATTTCTTCCGGGGTATTAAAGGCGCATTTATGGATATGCGTCGTCGCCCTGAAGAATTGCTAGAGGCTGCTCAAGCACTTACTCCGTTAGTAATAAGGTTTGGAATGGGTCAGATGTTTTCAACACCACCGAAAGCAAACCCCAAAATCATCCTACTCCCTTTACATTTACCTCCTATGCTTAAGACAGCAGATTTTGATAAATTTTACTGGCCTATGTTTAAAACGATTGTGGAGGCCTTCGTTGCAAACGGAGTAATTCCAATGCCATTCTATGAAGGAGATTGGTCACGTTACTATAATCATCTTCAAGAATTACCTGTCAAGAAAACACTGGGATGGTTCGAACACGGTGATCCTAAAGAACTTAAACAAAAGCTTGGAAATACCATGTGTATACTAGGGCTTTTCCCGGTAACGTTATTACAATATGGTACGAAGGAAGAATGTATTACTAAAGCGAAAGAATTATTGGATGATCTGGCTCCTGGCGGAGGATATATTTTTTCTACCGATAAGGAACTTATTTCGGCAGCTGACGGCAAGGCGGAAAACATCATTGCCGTAAACAAGTTTGTTATGGAGTATGGTATTTATTAA
- a CDS encoding cobalamin-dependent protein (Presence of a B(12) (cobalamin)-binding domain implies dependence on cobalamin itself, in one of its several forms, or in some unusual lineages, dependence on a cobalamin-like analog.), protein MVDLKVLTQAMSDLDEDVLNKAIDEVLSKDDNAAEVQEIVKACQQGMTLVGERYDSGEYFIGDLVFAGEMLQSVMDKLKPVLSAGFSAKGGKIVLATVFGDLHDIGKNIFRSMVEAANFEVIDLGINVPVSQIVDKVKEVNPDIVGLSGVLTLALDSMKETVDGLNNAGLRNKVKVIIGGVPVNENVCKSIGADAFSTNAAEGVKICQRWVG, encoded by the coding sequence GTGGTGGATTTGAAAGTCCTGACTCAAGCGATGTCCGATTTGGACGAAGACGTGTTAAACAAGGCGATTGATGAAGTGCTAAGCAAAGATGACAACGCCGCAGAAGTCCAAGAAATTGTTAAAGCCTGTCAGCAAGGTATGACGCTCGTAGGTGAACGCTATGATTCGGGCGAGTACTTTATCGGGGACTTAGTCTTTGCCGGGGAAATGTTACAAAGCGTAATGGACAAACTCAAACCGGTTTTAAGTGCAGGGTTCTCAGCAAAAGGCGGAAAAATTGTCCTGGCTACCGTTTTCGGAGATCTTCATGACATAGGCAAAAATATTTTCAGATCCATGGTTGAAGCCGCAAATTTTGAGGTGATCGACTTAGGGATCAATGTTCCGGTTAGCCAGATCGTGGACAAGGTAAAAGAAGTTAACCCTGATATTGTTGGCTTAAGCGGCGTACTGACTTTAGCGCTGGATAGTATGAAAGAAACGGTTGATGGACTGAACAATGCGGGCCTCAGAAATAAGGTCAAGGTGATTATCGGCGGAGTACCTGTTAATGAGAATGTTTGTAAAAGCATAGGGGCCGATGCCTTTTCGACAAACGCAGCTGAAGGGGTCAAAATATGCCAAAGATGGGTGGGTTGA
- a CDS encoding DUF2935 domain-containing protein — translation MNAILLPGDFVRESLELHLFFGRIMKEHSIFLEAGFVAKDAAFARQADMFKTQFAELLREAVFLANGVISEETLSSGESITDKTLRAEQITEELSGIAIESVITNEEFGLTPNTGINPAQLEAQVTVLNQKAISLTNALVQFKTNILNGMLQCKLFTFNFPLLIIHIRREALFYINHLERLQRHMAIDFVQEAIEEEKFWNRQMAEHAQFIRHLLDPTESSLIVKAEGFDREFHSLEQRVPAAQKKTDIGRLTRETITATRALRDFKAAGTEGLLTCKIKSIIIPLLADHVLREANHYLRILNRSKRDLQL, via the coding sequence TTGAACGCAATATTACTGCCAGGAGATTTTGTCCGGGAATCCCTGGAATTACACCTCTTTTTTGGACGAATTATGAAAGAGCACTCCATATTTCTCGAAGCTGGTTTTGTGGCGAAGGATGCAGCATTCGCGCGGCAAGCGGATATGTTTAAGACCCAATTTGCTGAATTATTAAGGGAAGCTGTTTTTTTGGCAAACGGGGTTATCAGTGAAGAAACATTAAGCTCAGGGGAATCAATAACAGATAAAACGCTACGAGCAGAACAAATTACTGAGGAACTATCCGGTATTGCTATTGAATCAGTTATTACGAATGAAGAATTCGGACTAACCCCTAATACCGGAATAAATCCAGCACAACTGGAGGCACAAGTCACTGTCTTAAATCAGAAAGCCATTAGTTTGACCAATGCATTGGTCCAGTTTAAAACCAACATACTTAACGGAATGCTTCAATGTAAATTGTTCACTTTTAATTTTCCTTTATTAATAATCCATATCCGAAGAGAAGCCTTATTTTACATAAATCATTTAGAACGGTTGCAACGGCACATGGCAATTGATTTTGTTCAGGAGGCTATTGAAGAAGAAAAATTTTGGAATAGGCAAATGGCGGAGCATGCACAGTTTATTCGTCACTTATTAGATCCAACTGAATCTAGCCTAATAGTCAAAGCAGAGGGCTTTGATAGGGAATTTCATTCACTTGAGCAAAGAGTACCAGCAGCCCAAAAAAAGACAGACATAGGACGTCTGACACGGGAAACTATTACGGCAACCCGAGCATTAAGGGATTTTAAAGCAGCAGGTACAGAAGGGCTACTAACATGTAAGATAAAATCAATAATCATTCCACTCTTAGCAGATCATGTATTAAGAGAAGCCAATCATTACCTTAGAATATTAAACAGGTCAAAACGGGATTTACAATTATAA
- a CDS encoding SDR family NAD(P)-dependent oxidoreductase, with amino-acid sequence MIEGYKELDPSKLYLITGSAGFIGFFLSKKLLEQGCRVVGIDNMNDYYDVNLKESRLKLLEEQEQYTFIKEDISDGETLKEVFEEYKPEIVVNLAAQAGVRYSIKNPDAYIQSNIIGFYNILEACRHNPVQHLVYASSSSVYGANMKVPFSTEDKVDNPVSLYAASKKSNELMAHSYSQLYSIPSTGLRFFTVYGPMGRPDMAYYAFTQKIFNGEAIKVFNYGNCYRDFTYIDDIIESMMRILCNPPAKRVDKDSILDGLQYAVYNIGNNRPEQLMDYIAALEKALSKAVSREIVAKKELLPMQPGDVKATYSDSTPLERDFEFKPSTTIEEGLQRFADWYVDYYRIS; translated from the coding sequence ATGATAGAAGGATATAAGGAATTAGACCCGAGTAAACTTTATTTAATTACCGGCAGCGCCGGATTCATTGGTTTTTTCTTATCTAAGAAGCTTTTGGAACAAGGATGCAGAGTCGTTGGCATTGATAATATGAACGACTACTATGATGTGAATTTAAAGGAGAGCCGACTTAAGCTATTAGAAGAACAAGAACAGTACACTTTTATAAAAGAGGATATCTCAGATGGAGAAACCCTTAAGGAGGTCTTTGAAGAGTATAAGCCCGAGATTGTGGTGAATTTAGCAGCACAGGCGGGAGTACGATATTCTATTAAGAACCCGGATGCATATATTCAGAGTAATATTATTGGTTTCTATAATATTTTGGAAGCCTGTCGTCACAATCCTGTCCAACACTTAGTCTATGCATCGTCAAGTTCAGTCTATGGCGCTAATATGAAAGTGCCGTTTTCAACAGAGGATAAAGTAGACAATCCTGTTTCTCTCTATGCTGCATCGAAGAAATCCAATGAATTAATGGCGCATAGCTATAGCCAATTGTATAGCATACCTTCTACCGGCTTGCGGTTCTTTACTGTATACGGCCCGATGGGAAGACCGGACATGGCCTATTATGCTTTTACTCAGAAGATATTTAATGGCGAGGCCATTAAGGTATTTAACTACGGGAATTGTTATCGAGACTTCACCTATATCGATGATATTATAGAATCAATGATGAGGATACTTTGTAATCCGCCAGCTAAGAGAGTAGATAAAGACAGCATCCTCGATGGGTTACAATACGCAGTTTACAATATTGGTAATAATCGGCCGGAACAATTGATGGATTATATCGCTGCTTTAGAGAAGGCGTTGAGTAAAGCGGTCAGTCGAGAGATTGTTGCGAAGAAAGAGCTCCTTCCAATGCAACCTGGAGATGTAAAGGCCACGTATAGCGACAGTACACCCCTAGAGAGGGATTTTGAGTTTAAGCCGAGTACAACTATCGAGGAAGGGCTGCAACGGTTTGCGGATTGGTATGTTGATTATTATCGGATATCCTAA
- a CDS encoding UDP-glucose/GDP-mannose dehydrogenase family protein: protein MYDITFKTLSPRSQKPLSIERPLNITVAGTGYVGLVSGVCMAHRGHNVTCVDINEKKITMLQRGTSPIYEQDLQELMYLNEARLTFTTDYKSAYKNADAIFVGVGTPEQPDGSANLVYIATVARQIAETVEKDCLVVVKSTVPVGTNDKVEKFIQDFLANDVEVQVASNPEFLAQGTAVRDTLEAARIIIGTNSQKARDTLITIYEPFGLPIVSVSRRSAEMIKYAANDFLALKISYMNDIANLCELVGADIEEVARGMGYDSRIGSRFLNAGIGYGGSCFPKDTKALDYLATLHGYNIRTVKAAIDVNNDQKLLLYKKACQRLITFNGLKVAVLGLTFKPGTDDLREAPSLANVPLLLTQGADIYAYDPVGTENFKRQFFNTGLEQEVKYGKKSIHYVRTAEEALDSANVCFIFTEWEEIKALEPGDYKKLMRTPLVYDGRNIYDVNEMRESGVEYYSIGRK, encoded by the coding sequence ATGTATGACATAACATTTAAAACGTTATCCCCCCGATCTCAAAAGCCATTAAGTATTGAACGTCCGCTCAACATCACCGTAGCGGGGACGGGTTATGTTGGCTTGGTTTCAGGGGTATGTATGGCCCATAGAGGACATAACGTCACTTGTGTAGATATTAATGAGAAAAAAATAACAATGCTGCAACGGGGAACATCTCCAATTTACGAACAAGATTTACAGGAATTGATGTACCTTAATGAAGCGAGATTAACTTTTACGACAGACTATAAATCTGCTTACAAAAATGCAGATGCCATTTTTGTTGGTGTAGGAACCCCTGAACAGCCTGATGGTTCTGCTAACTTAGTATACATAGCAACAGTTGCAAGACAAATTGCGGAAACGGTAGAAAAGGACTGCCTCGTAGTGGTGAAATCCACAGTTCCCGTGGGTACCAATGATAAAGTCGAGAAGTTTATTCAGGATTTTTTAGCAAATGATGTAGAAGTACAAGTCGCATCAAATCCAGAATTCTTAGCTCAAGGCACGGCAGTACGCGACACGCTTGAGGCGGCTAGGATTATTATCGGCACAAATAGCCAAAAAGCCAGGGATACGCTTATAACAATCTATGAGCCGTTTGGCTTGCCGATCGTATCCGTGTCAAGACGCTCTGCTGAGATGATTAAATACGCCGCCAATGATTTTCTAGCATTAAAAATATCCTATATGAATGATATTGCAAACCTTTGTGAACTGGTCGGCGCCGATATTGAAGAAGTCGCCAGAGGGATGGGGTATGACAGCCGGATTGGCAGTAGATTCCTAAATGCGGGTATTGGATATGGCGGGAGTTGCTTCCCAAAAGATACGAAAGCACTAGATTATCTGGCAACTTTGCATGGGTATAACATTAGAACAGTTAAGGCTGCTATCGATGTCAATAACGATCAAAAACTCCTTCTGTATAAGAAGGCTTGTCAGCGGCTTATCACCTTTAATGGTTTGAAAGTAGCAGTATTAGGGCTAACCTTTAAGCCCGGGACTGATGATTTAAGAGAAGCCCCATCGCTAGCAAATGTACCTTTATTATTAACGCAAGGGGCGGATATTTATGCCTATGATCCGGTTGGTACGGAGAACTTTAAAAGACAATTTTTTAACACGGGTTTAGAACAAGAAGTGAAGTATGGCAAGAAAAGCATACATTATGTAAGGACAGCTGAAGAAGCACTGGATAGTGCAAATGTCTGCTTTATATTTACCGAATGGGAAGAAATTAAAGCACTGGAGCCGGGAGACTATAAGAAGCTCATGCGTACACCTCTTGTTTATGATGGCCGGAATATTTACGATGTAAATGAGATGAGAGAAAGCGGCGTTGAATACTATTCGATTGGCAGAAAATAA
- a CDS encoding DNRLRE domain-containing protein, with product MRTHKWHFWRPMSKCLAMVIVLTWITPITYAAEKPQGQGGFFHKVRVIDTMNIGIPNLGGLTFLPKTNQFEVMNTNPSDPSLSQFTDLLSVTMDEKLEGSVRIPVAKLDSVNTAYDEDFGGLLILEQSGQSLVLVPTGTDGKLQPSMLTRQNIQSWRLKKPKGMTVDHTGKQIFILDLSGPSIIKITPAGSKGLENASITTVDLRQLGILKPHGLAFDSATGHLHLFSQDNQTLYEIAQSGEIVATRNLSTFKLTNLKALVFAPSFDQTDNPQQTSLYLADSSRIIELSLYEPVVMAASTFSSVLYHTIDTSSLTPPSPDPCGIEYLPSSNTLLFCDSEVDEMTNLWANANLFETTLSGTIVRTSNIRSFTKEPTGIAYNPANGHMFISEDDGHRIFEVAPGKDGFFGTSDDTRSVFMTSYFGSNDPEGVAFDSSSNTLFIVDGVNEEVYLIKPGINGQFDGVPPYGDDLVTNFDTTILGVHDPEGIGFCPATGHLYISDTASRTVVAEVTVAGTLEQTIDISAASARKLSGIGFGPSSTDPASVAMYVTDRGVDNNVDPNENDGKIYELSIPTNNNAPTVSIIGPVNGASYMSGDAINFSGSASDTEDGNLSASMTWTSSIDGLIGNGSSFNVSNLTIGTHTITTTVSDSNGVSSSASVTVSVDPIPQISKFTPTDDAKVSSINPNKNYGSITTLEVRKSTYTLHSYLKFNVTGLSGTMKNAKIRVYSVASSRDGGSIYAVSNNYNGTSIPWLESGLTYNNAPSIIGEPLSTKTKVTIDSWVDYDVTAAITGNGEYSFALANISSQYTKYNSSEASLNLPELVIEME from the coding sequence ATGAGAACCCACAAATGGCATTTCTGGAGACCAATGTCAAAATGTCTTGCCATGGTTATTGTGCTTACTTGGATAACGCCCATTACCTATGCTGCTGAAAAACCCCAGGGTCAAGGTGGTTTTTTTCATAAGGTCAGGGTAATCGACACAATGAATATCGGGATTCCAAACCTAGGGGGGCTGACCTTCCTACCCAAAACAAATCAATTTGAGGTTATGAACACGAATCCATCGGACCCATCACTCTCACAATTTACTGATTTATTGTCAGTTACGATGGATGAAAAACTTGAAGGATCAGTTCGTATTCCGGTTGCCAAACTGGACTCTGTAAATACCGCATATGATGAGGATTTTGGCGGCTTGTTGATCTTAGAACAAAGCGGACAGAGCCTTGTCCTGGTTCCAACGGGAACTGACGGCAAATTGCAGCCATCTATGCTGACCCGGCAAAATATTCAATCTTGGAGATTGAAAAAGCCAAAGGGCATGACCGTGGATCATACCGGAAAACAGATATTTATTTTGGATTTGTCCGGGCCGAGTATAATTAAAATCACGCCAGCAGGCAGCAAGGGGTTGGAGAATGCATCTATTACAACGGTGGATCTTCGGCAACTTGGCATCTTAAAGCCCCATGGGCTGGCCTTTGATTCGGCAACCGGTCATCTTCACCTTTTTAGTCAAGATAACCAGACGCTATATGAAATAGCGCAGTCCGGAGAGATTGTAGCCACCCGCAACTTATCAACTTTTAAACTCACTAACCTGAAAGCTTTGGTTTTTGCGCCAAGCTTTGATCAGACTGATAATCCGCAGCAAACAAGTCTTTATCTGGCAGACAGTAGCCGTATCATTGAGTTGTCCTTATACGAACCGGTTGTTATGGCTGCAAGTACGTTTAGTTCAGTGCTGTACCATACCATCGACACTTCTAGTTTAACACCGCCGAGTCCTGATCCATGCGGCATCGAATATTTACCATCATCAAATACGCTTTTATTTTGTGATTCCGAAGTGGATGAAATGACCAATCTATGGGCAAACGCGAACCTATTTGAAACCACGCTTAGCGGTACAATCGTTAGAACTTCTAATATAAGATCTTTTACCAAAGAACCAACGGGCATTGCCTATAACCCTGCCAACGGGCATATGTTTATTTCGGAGGACGATGGGCATAGAATATTTGAGGTGGCACCCGGCAAGGATGGTTTTTTTGGCACTTCAGACGACACCCGTTCAGTGTTTATGACCTCATATTTTGGCTCGAACGATCCTGAAGGAGTGGCATTTGATTCTTCGTCCAACACCCTTTTTATCGTTGATGGTGTCAATGAAGAAGTTTATCTAATTAAGCCGGGTATCAATGGCCAGTTCGATGGTGTACCGCCATATGGTGATGATCTTGTGACAAACTTTGACACTACAATTTTAGGAGTACACGATCCAGAAGGAATTGGCTTCTGCCCAGCTACAGGCCATTTGTACATTTCAGACACAGCATCGAGGACTGTTGTGGCAGAGGTTACCGTAGCCGGTACTTTGGAACAAACGATTGATATCTCTGCAGCTTCAGCCCGAAAACTTTCGGGGATAGGCTTCGGACCGAGCAGTACCGATCCGGCATCTGTGGCTATGTATGTAACTGATCGCGGTGTAGATAACAATGTGGATCCAAATGAAAACGACGGAAAAATATATGAGTTATCCATACCAACGAACAACAATGCGCCAACCGTGAGTATAATCGGTCCTGTAAACGGAGCCTCTTATATGAGTGGCGACGCCATAAACTTCAGCGGAAGCGCCAGTGATACGGAGGATGGGAACCTGAGTGCGAGTATGACATGGACCTCATCGATTGATGGTTTAATCGGAAATGGCAGTTCATTTAACGTTAGCAATTTGACTATCGGTACTCATACCATAACAACCACAGTATCCGACAGCAACGGAGTGAGCAGTTCAGCGAGTGTTACTGTATCAGTAGACCCCATACCCCAGATTAGCAAGTTTACGCCAACCGACGATGCAAAGGTTAGCAGTATAAATCCGAATAAAAACTACGGCTCAATAACTACATTGGAAGTGCGTAAAAGCACATATACGCTCCATAGCTATCTTAAGTTCAATGTAACCGGATTAAGCGGTACGATGAAGAACGCTAAGATAAGGGTATATTCTGTTGCAAGCAGTAGAGATGGAGGTTCTATCTATGCTGTATCCAACAATTACAATGGAACCAGTATTCCCTGGTTGGAAAGTGGATTAACTTACAATAATGCCCCGAGTATAATAGGGGAGCCTTTGAGTACAAAGACGAAGGTAACAATTGATTCCTGGGTTGATTATGATGTGACAGCAGCGATTACAGGCAATGGAGAGTACAGCTTTGCTTTAGCAAACATTTCATCCCAGTATACCAAATATAATTCCAGTGAAGCTAGCCTCAACCTACCTGAACTGGTAATCGAGATGGAGTAG
- a CDS encoding polysaccharide biosynthesis C-terminal domain-containing protein: MIFEKTIRKLTDNAYVFSMLARIIGVMTGLVHSILYTRYLGAELRGEASVILNYAGLISLVLCFGVYQAYPFFKKKTGQDIYREYINYVFGLFFLYIIISAILIFLLDLPTDLKVVTLLIPLLMGIKQLNYVVLIENPKLRNTASIRLDLFDIAFLVILMIFTTANYFLCITFLIVKHLVYFIIAVSNLKIKVKTIRPNLKGISPYIKYGIVPMVTVIFMEINYKVDVLILQYFNIDMAQIGIYSLGVLLANKLWMIPDALKDILLSKLTKGRTAEEVVKISRISFFMMLLFILAAVFFGKPVICLLYGAEFSGAYFVTMILLAGVLGMVFYKMVYSYNVVNGHKNVNLVLLGIAAILNVSLNIILIPSYGIMGAAAASFASYIVCGISFLVYFCLKTRTPLLDMLIIKRKDIKMIFNFIKK, from the coding sequence ATGATTTTCGAAAAAACTATACGTAAACTGACAGATAACGCATATGTTTTTTCCATGTTAGCCAGAATTATTGGCGTAATGACAGGGTTAGTCCATTCCATACTCTATACCCGGTATTTAGGGGCGGAGTTGAGGGGTGAGGCTTCTGTTATTTTGAATTATGCAGGATTGATTTCTTTAGTTCTCTGTTTTGGTGTATATCAGGCGTATCCTTTTTTTAAAAAAAAGACTGGTCAGGATATTTATAGAGAATATATCAATTATGTTTTTGGACTGTTTTTCCTCTACATCATTATAAGTGCTATCTTAATTTTTCTTTTGGATTTACCGACGGATCTTAAAGTTGTAACTTTACTAATCCCATTACTGATGGGAATTAAGCAGTTAAACTATGTGGTCTTAATAGAAAATCCTAAATTGCGAAATACTGCCAGTATTCGACTTGACTTGTTTGATATCGCTTTTCTTGTTATTCTAATGATCTTTACAACAGCAAACTATTTTCTTTGTATCACTTTCTTAATAGTAAAACATTTAGTCTACTTTATCATTGCAGTTTCAAATTTAAAAATCAAAGTTAAAACTATTCGTCCCAATTTGAAAGGGATTTCTCCCTATATAAAATACGGCATTGTTCCAATGGTTACAGTTATTTTTATGGAAATAAATTATAAGGTTGATGTGCTTATTCTACAATATTTCAACATAGATATGGCTCAAATAGGTATTTACTCGCTGGGTGTACTGTTAGCAAATAAATTATGGATGATACCGGATGCGCTTAAAGATATATTACTATCTAAGCTTACTAAAGGAAGAACGGCTGAAGAAGTGGTCAAAATTAGCAGGATCTCATTTTTTATGATGCTTCTTTTTATTCTAGCTGCCGTGTTTTTTGGCAAACCAGTTATTTGTCTATTATATGGAGCTGAATTTAGCGGTGCCTATTTTGTTACGATGATATTATTAGCAGGAGTTTTAGGTATGGTATTTTACAAAATGGTTTATTCATACAATGTGGTGAATGGTCATAAAAATGTGAATCTGGTTCTTTTAGGTATAGCTGCAATTTTAAATGTGAGTTTAAATATTATCCTTATTCCATCATATGGCATAATGGGAGCTGCAGCTGCCTCTTTTGCTTCATATATAGTTTGTGGGATAAGCTTTTTAGTATATTTTTGTCTGAAAACAAGAACACCGTTATTAGATATGTTGATAATCAAGCGTAAAGATATTAAGATGATCTTTAATTTTATAAAGAAATAA